A window of the Gossypium hirsutum isolate 1008001.06 chromosome A03, Gossypium_hirsutum_v2.1, whole genome shotgun sequence genome harbors these coding sequences:
- the LOC107940975 gene encoding COP9 signalosome complex subunit 8: protein MDFSVLNEALASKSFNKIADICDNLMLQVAAEGVPFRDEWPFAIHLLGHIYIDDINSARFLWKSIPPAIKESQPEVVAAWKIGQKLWTRDYAGVYEAIRGFDWTQQTQVLVAAFSELYTKRMFELLQSAYSTISIEDAAQFLGMSEEDASNYVLGQGWTVDPTSRMITVMKQAIVKEQKLDPGKLQRLTEYVFHLEH, encoded by the exons ATGGATTTTAGTGTTCTCAATGAAGCGTTGGCCTCTAAATCCTTCAATAAGATCGCTGATATATGCGATAATCTCATGCTTCAG GTAGCAGCCGAGGGCGTTCCTTTTCGAGACGAATGGCCTTTCGCAATTCATCTTCTGGGTCACATCTACATCGATGATAT taaTAGTGCAAGGTTTCTCTGGaaatcaatacctcctgcaatcaAAGAGAGCCAACCGGAGGTGGTTGCGGCCTGGAAAATAGGTCAAAAGCTGTGGACAAGGGACTATGCTGGTGTCTACGAGGCTATTCGTGGTTTTGATTGGACTCAACAAACACAAGTTCTTGTTGCTGCTTTCTCAG AGCTTTACACTAAGAGGATGTTTGAACTGCTGCAATCTGCTTATTCGACAATAAGCATCGAAGATGCAGCTCAATTTCTTGGAATGAGTGAGGAAGATGCCTCGAATT ATGTACTCGGACAAGGTTGGACAGTCGATCCTACTTCTCGAATGATAACCGTGATGAAGCAGGCTATCGTGAAGGAGCAGAAGTTAGACCCGGGCAAATTGCAGCGACTAACTGAATACGTCTTCCACCTCGAACATTAA